A window of the Janthinobacterium agaricidamnosum NBRC 102515 = DSM 9628 genome harbors these coding sequences:
- a CDS encoding cupin domain-containing protein produces the protein MKTMRLAALAALVFGSVLAHAETQNVMTGLTRTQLLRHDVSVAGREVIQVRVDFERGTFADFHSHPGEEIAFVVEGTMEYQFQGQPAVILNKGDSLFIPAGTNHSAKNIGEGKASELATYFVDKSKPLVVPAH, from the coding sequence ATGAAAACGATGCGTCTCGCGGCCCTTGCCGCACTCGTCTTTGGCAGTGTGCTGGCGCACGCCGAAACGCAGAATGTGATGACTGGCCTGACACGCACCCAGTTGCTGCGCCATGACGTCAGTGTCGCCGGCCGCGAAGTGATACAAGTGCGCGTGGATTTCGAGCGCGGTACTTTTGCCGATTTCCATTCGCACCCGGGAGAGGAAATTGCCTTTGTTGTCGAGGGCACCATGGAATACCAGTTTCAAGGCCAGCCAGCAGTCATCCTGAACAAGGGCGATTCGCTATTCATTCCGGCCGGTACCAATCATTCGGCCAAGAACATTGGCGAGGGCAAGGCGTCCGAACTGGCGACCTATTTCGTCGACAAGAGCAAGCCCCTGGTGGTGCCGGCGCATTAA
- a CDS encoding epoxide hydrolase family protein, whose protein sequence is MPDHTPDSLSRRRFVGVAAATAAAGTFVQFASAAGLPALTVVASAAGGDPAAIRPLRVHVPDAELVELRRRIKASRWPERETVADGTQGVPLATMQTLARHWAGAYDWRKCEARLNALPQFLTEIDGLDIHFMHIRSQHENALPLIITHGWPGSFIELLKIIDPLVNPTAHGGSAADAFHLVIPSLPGYGFSGKPGTSGWGPERTASAWLILMKRLGYAQFVAQGGDLGAVVCNVMARQAPPELLGIHVNFPGTVPLDIIKAIQAGQPAPASLSAEERRAYQQLTLSFTKRRAYALEQGTRPQTLYGLADSPIALASWMIDHGDGFDQPAAALTSAVYGRPINGHSAGDLTLDDLLDDITLYWLTNTGVSAARFYWESHFNFYGAADVAVPAAVSVFPGEIYQAPRSWAQSAYRNLVYYNQVDKGGHFAAWEQAALFSEEVRAGFRPMRK, encoded by the coding sequence ATGCCTGACCATACCCCAGACTCGCTCTCGCGCCGCCGTTTTGTCGGCGTAGCGGCAGCGACCGCCGCCGCCGGTACGTTCGTCCAGTTCGCCTCGGCGGCAGGCCTGCCGGCCCTCACCGTGGTCGCGTCGGCGGCGGGCGGCGACCCGGCCGCGATTCGTCCGCTGCGCGTGCATGTGCCGGATGCGGAATTGGTCGAGTTAAGGCGGCGCATCAAGGCAAGCCGCTGGCCGGAGCGGGAAACGGTGGCCGATGGCACGCAGGGCGTGCCGCTGGCGACCATGCAGACGCTGGCGCGCCATTGGGCCGGCGCTTATGATTGGCGCAAGTGCGAGGCCAGGCTGAATGCATTGCCTCAGTTCCTGACTGAAATCGACGGTCTCGATATTCATTTCATGCATATCCGTTCGCAGCATGAAAATGCCTTGCCGCTCATCATCACGCACGGCTGGCCGGGTTCCTTCATCGAGCTGTTGAAGATTATCGATCCGCTGGTCAATCCGACTGCCCACGGGGGCAGCGCGGCGGACGCGTTTCACCTGGTGATTCCATCGTTGCCGGGTTACGGATTTTCAGGCAAGCCTGGTACAAGCGGATGGGGCCCGGAACGCACGGCAAGCGCCTGGCTGATATTGATGAAGCGGCTGGGATACGCGCAATTCGTGGCACAGGGCGGCGACCTGGGCGCGGTTGTCTGCAATGTGATGGCCAGGCAGGCGCCACCGGAGCTGCTGGGCATTCATGTCAACTTCCCCGGCACGGTTCCGCTGGATATCATCAAGGCGATTCAGGCTGGCCAGCCCGCGCCGGCCAGTCTTTCTGCAGAGGAAAGGCGCGCGTATCAGCAACTGACCCTGTCATTCACGAAGCGGCGCGCCTACGCGCTGGAGCAGGGCACGCGGCCGCAAACCTTGTACGGCCTGGCCGATTCCCCGATCGCCCTGGCCTCGTGGATGATCGATCACGGCGATGGTTTCGACCAGCCGGCGGCGGCACTGACGTCGGCCGTCTACGGGCGGCCGATCAACGGTCATTCCGCCGGCGACCTGACGCTCGACGATCTGCTCGACGATATCACGCTGTATTGGCTGACCAATACCGGGGTGTCGGCGGCACGCTTCTATTGGGAGTCGCACTTCAATTTCTACGGCGCCGCCGACGTTGCGGTGCCTGCCGCAGTGAGCGTATTTCCCGGCGAGATTTATCAGGCGCCGCGCAGCTGGGCGCAAAGCGCCTATCGCAACCTGGTCTATTACAACCAGGTCGACAAGGGCGGCCATTTTGCCGCGTGGGAGCAGGCCGCGTTATTTTCGGAGGAGGTGCGCGCCGGCTTCCGGCCAATGCGCAAATAA